A window of the Gemmatimonadaceae bacterium genome harbors these coding sequences:
- the thyX gene encoding FAD-dependent thymidylate synthase produces MPHFYAAPKVSVLSRPQFIEPAHLPVQWQGQSTDGERLSEFAGRLCYMSQRNPANRSTRDYLENIKKQGHGSVLEHANFSLLLEGISRSLTHELVRHRAGFAYSQLSQRYVDESDAAFVIPPAMLGDEALVAQWKAQVESAQATYIALVEKLMERYSWVADKVHRRKMAREAARGVLPNSTETKIVVTANVRAWRTMLELRTGEGAEQEIRRLAVMVLRVLQVEAPGFFSDFEIYTADDRVESARIGYHKV; encoded by the coding sequence ATGCCGCATTTCTACGCTGCGCCCAAGGTCTCCGTCCTCTCGCGCCCGCAGTTCATCGAGCCTGCCCATCTGCCGGTGCAGTGGCAGGGCCAGAGCACCGACGGCGAGCGGCTCTCCGAGTTCGCGGGACGCCTGTGCTACATGAGCCAGCGCAATCCCGCGAATCGCTCGACGCGCGACTATCTGGAGAACATCAAGAAGCAGGGGCACGGCTCGGTGCTCGAGCACGCCAACTTCTCGCTCCTGCTCGAGGGGATCAGCCGGTCACTGACGCATGAACTCGTGCGGCATCGCGCCGGCTTTGCGTACTCGCAGCTCTCGCAGCGCTACGTGGACGAGAGCGACGCCGCGTTCGTGATCCCCCCGGCCATGCTCGGCGACGAGGCGCTGGTGGCGCAGTGGAAGGCCCAGGTGGAGTCGGCGCAGGCGACGTACATCGCCCTGGTCGAGAAGCTGATGGAACGGTACAGCTGGGTCGCCGACAAGGTGCACCGCCGCAAGATGGCGCGCGAAGCGGCGCGCGGCGTGCTGCCGAACTCGACCGAGACGAAGATCGTCGTGACCGCCAATGTGCGCGCGTGGCGCACGATGCTGGAACTGCGCACGGGCGAGGGGGCCGAGCAGGAGATTCGCCGCCTCGCCGTGATGGTGCTGCGCGTGCTCCAAGTGGAGGCGCCGGGTTTCTTCAGCGACTTCGAGATCTACACCGCCGACGACCGGGTGGAGTCGGCGCGGATCGGCTACCACAAGGTGTGA
- a CDS encoding squalene/phytoene synthase family protein — protein MPTADTAARVREAERFSREILPAVSRTFALSVRLLRGELGRSVLCAYLLCRIADTLEDDGTAAPEDKARLLEEFLGCLDDAAAADAFPARAALIRGDAAHVRLLRNTHLVCVLFRSLPPAASARVAHWVREMARGMAAFTLRHPHGLRIQTVEEYREYCYYVAGTVGCMLTELWREFGHVPATRYDALWARCTHFGEALQTVNILKDIATDAERENAIYVPEATLRAHGGSQATLLDAAHLAANRAAVGEFIALAWTDLDEAFEYLLLVPRRAVTVRAFCVLPLLYAYATLRELTRSDAMLRPGGVVKIGRSEVRGLMIAGLAALGSNALLRRLIATVRERPFGTLAG, from the coding sequence ATGCCCACCGCCGACACCGCCGCGCGCGTGCGAGAAGCCGAGCGCTTCTCGCGCGAGATCCTGCCAGCGGTGTCGCGGACATTCGCGCTCTCCGTGCGGCTGCTGCGCGGCGAGCTGGGACGATCGGTGCTCTGCGCCTACCTGCTATGCCGCATTGCCGACACGCTCGAGGATGACGGCACCGCCGCCCCCGAGGACAAGGCACGCCTGCTCGAGGAGTTCCTTGGCTGCCTGGACGACGCGGCGGCGGCCGACGCTTTTCCGGCGCGGGCCGCGCTCATCCGCGGCGACGCGGCGCACGTGCGGCTGTTGCGCAACACCCACCTGGTCTGCGTGCTCTTCCGCTCGCTCCCGCCGGCCGCCAGCGCCCGCGTGGCGCACTGGGTGCGCGAGATGGCGCGCGGCATGGCGGCCTTTACCCTGCGGCATCCGCATGGCCTGCGCATCCAGACGGTCGAGGAATACCGCGAGTACTGCTACTACGTGGCCGGGACGGTCGGCTGCATGCTGACCGAACTCTGGCGCGAGTTTGGCCACGTACCGGCCACCCGGTATGACGCGCTGTGGGCGCGCTGCACGCATTTCGGCGAGGCGCTGCAGACCGTGAACATCCTGAAGGACATCGCCACCGACGCCGAGCGCGAGAATGCCATCTACGTGCCCGAGGCGACGCTCCGCGCGCACGGCGGGTCGCAGGCGACGCTCCTCGATGCGGCGCACCTCGCGGCGAACCGGGCGGCGGTGGGCGAGTTCATCGCGCTCGCGTGGACCGATCTCGACGAGGCGTTCGAGTACCTGCTGCTGGTCCCGCGCCGCGCCGTGACCGTGCGCGCCTTTTGCGTGCTCCCCCTGCTCTACGCCTATGCCACGCTGCGCGAGCTGACGCGTTCCGATGCGATGCTGCGTCCGGGCGGGGTGGTGAAGATCGGCCGCTCCGAGGTCCGCGGACTGATGATCGCGGGGCTGGCGGCGCTGGGGAGCAACGCGCTGCTGCGCCGGCTCATTGCGACGGTGCGCGAGCGCCCGTTCGGCACGCTGGCGGGGTGA
- a CDS encoding zinc ribbon domain-containing protein produces the protein MADQLERLFRILVRRIRDVRPEHLSRAFEVGEILRTFVPYRSTRAEMGIDSAEDYEVLVLRLLSGERGLLFVDDAMQEDLRRELDSGNPDLRALHAYSTAKVTLAQHAMRQVLESAPAPEVRASETTPPSHAANPSEISAALDAIQRQLPPSPADLGEALGAGSHAKPRASYQARGAHIPDPTIESVMRTPRPGCRFCGQMLPEGRAVTFCPHCGQNLKVNRCPGCSAEIDPAWKFCVVCGRASTTS, from the coding sequence ATGGCTGACCAGCTCGAGAGACTCTTTCGCATCCTGGTGCGTCGGATCCGAGACGTGCGACCGGAACACCTGTCGCGCGCCTTTGAAGTGGGCGAGATCCTGCGCACCTTCGTGCCGTACCGCTCCACGCGCGCCGAGATGGGGATCGACTCCGCGGAGGACTACGAAGTCCTGGTGCTCCGCCTCCTTTCCGGCGAACGCGGGCTGCTCTTCGTGGACGATGCGATGCAGGAGGACCTGCGACGCGAGCTGGATTCCGGGAACCCCGACCTGCGGGCACTGCACGCGTACAGCACGGCGAAGGTGACGCTGGCGCAGCACGCGATGCGCCAGGTGCTGGAATCGGCGCCGGCCCCGGAGGTACGGGCAAGCGAGACGACACCGCCATCGCACGCGGCCAACCCTTCGGAAATCTCGGCGGCGCTGGACGCGATCCAGCGTCAGCTCCCGCCGAGCCCGGCGGACCTGGGTGAGGCACTCGGCGCCGGCAGCCACGCGAAGCCGCGGGCATCATACCAGGCGCGCGGCGCGCACATTCCGGACCCGACCATCGAATCGGTGATGCGCACGCCGCGCCCGGGATGCCGCTTCTGCGGCCAGATGCTGCCGGAAGGCCGCGCGGTCACGTTCTGCCCCCACTGCGGGCAGAACCTGAAGGTGAACCGCTGTCCGGGGTGCAGCGCCGAGATTGATCCGGCCTGGAAATTCTGCGTGGTCTGCGGCCGCGCCTCGACAACCAGTTGA
- a CDS encoding ribonuclease H has protein sequence MSVELVAIYADESCLGNGQAGDNPGGAGILIEYQRPGGALVRRDLWVSEPATTNNRMALRSVIEALQAIGAKGGRFRVCFTSDSRYIVDGMTGWVHGWARNGWKRKTGAIENLDLWCAALAACEGHAIAWRWVRGHVGHAQNEYANHLATRAAADQTASGGLVESAFDEWLAAYRARGSRASEPDAFPDGATFTPHASLPRIG, from the coding sequence ATGAGCGTGGAACTGGTGGCGATCTACGCCGACGAGTCGTGCCTGGGCAACGGCCAGGCCGGCGACAATCCGGGCGGTGCCGGCATCCTGATCGAGTATCAGCGGCCGGGCGGCGCGCTGGTGCGCCGCGACCTCTGGGTCAGCGAGCCGGCGACGACCAACAACCGGATGGCGCTGCGCTCCGTCATCGAGGCCCTGCAGGCGATCGGCGCGAAGGGCGGCCGGTTCCGCGTCTGTTTCACCTCCGACTCACGCTACATCGTGGACGGCATGACGGGGTGGGTGCACGGCTGGGCGCGCAACGGCTGGAAGCGCAAGACCGGCGCCATCGAGAACCTCGACCTGTGGTGCGCCGCGCTCGCCGCCTGCGAGGGGCACGCCATCGCCTGGCGGTGGGTGCGCGGACATGTCGGGCACGCGCAGAACGAATACGCGAACCATCTCGCCACCCGCGCCGCCGCCGACCAGACGGCGAGCGGCGGACTGGTGGAGTCGGCGTTCGATGAATGGCTCGCCGCGTACCGCGCCCGCGGCAGCCGCGCGAGCGAACCAGACGCCTTTCCCGATGGCGCGACGTTCACGCCGCACGCATCTTTGCCACGGATCGGTTGA
- a CDS encoding ArgE/DapE family deacylase: protein MSVIPPPRGDAVALTAALVAVDSRNPTLVPGAPGEGECARMLADVLTTWGFRVALMETAADRPNVVARIGRPGGRTLMFNGHLDTVGVAGMTHPPFEPAIREGHLFGRGSCDMKGGVAAMCAAAVHAADAGIDGEIVIAAVTDEEWQSAGTAALIAHGVRADAAIVTEPTRLAIGPAHRGFAWAVVQVHGVAAHGSRYDVGVDANTMAALLLAELEVYQQTVLPQRTHPLLGRGSFHAARISGGQGLSTYADCCRVEFERRTLPGETGESFAAELRAACDRVAARDARFRADVEVTFVQASNDVAVDAPIVQSLSRAIEAVEGTAPAVEGLSYWTDAALLSAAGIPAICYGPGDIRLAHSATEWVPVQEVQRATAVLAQAALDWFGVR from the coding sequence GTGTCCGTGATTCCGCCACCGCGTGGCGATGCCGTCGCCCTCACCGCAGCGCTCGTCGCCGTTGACTCGCGCAACCCAACACTGGTGCCCGGCGCCCCGGGTGAAGGCGAGTGTGCACGGATGCTCGCCGATGTGCTGACCACGTGGGGATTCCGTGTCGCGCTCATGGAGACGGCCGCCGACCGGCCGAATGTCGTGGCCCGCATCGGGCGCCCCGGGGGACGCACGCTGATGTTCAACGGGCACCTCGACACGGTTGGCGTGGCGGGGATGACGCACCCGCCGTTCGAGCCGGCGATCCGAGAGGGGCATCTCTTTGGCCGCGGCAGCTGCGACATGAAGGGTGGCGTGGCGGCGATGTGCGCCGCGGCCGTACATGCGGCCGATGCGGGGATCGACGGCGAGATCGTGATCGCCGCCGTGACGGACGAGGAATGGCAGTCGGCCGGAACCGCGGCGCTGATTGCGCACGGCGTGCGCGCCGATGCCGCGATCGTCACCGAGCCGACGCGACTGGCAATCGGCCCGGCGCACCGCGGCTTTGCGTGGGCCGTCGTGCAGGTGCACGGCGTGGCGGCGCACGGCTCGCGGTATGACGTGGGGGTGGACGCGAACACGATGGCCGCCCTGCTGCTGGCCGAGCTCGAGGTGTACCAGCAGACGGTCCTGCCGCAGCGCACGCATCCGCTGCTCGGACGCGGTTCGTTCCACGCCGCGCGCATCAGCGGCGGGCAGGGGCTCTCGACCTACGCGGACTGCTGCCGCGTCGAGTTCGAGCGCCGCACCCTTCCAGGGGAGACGGGCGAGAGTTTCGCCGCCGAGCTGCGCGCCGCCTGCGACCGCGTGGCGGCGCGCGACGCGCGCTTCCGCGCCGACGTGGAGGTGACCTTCGTCCAGGCGTCCAACGACGTCGCCGTGGACGCGCCCATCGTGCAATCGCTGTCGCGCGCGATCGAGGCGGTCGAGGGGACGGCACCGGCGGTGGAAGGTCTCTCGTACTGGACGGACGCCGCGCTGCTTTCGGCCGCCGGCATTCCCGCCATCTGTTACGGGCCGGGTGACATCCGGCTGGCGCACAGCGCCACGGAGTGGGTGCCGGTGCAGGAGGTGCAGCGGGCCACGGCGGTGCTCGCGCAGGCCGCCCTGGACTGGTTCGGGGTGCGCTGA
- a CDS encoding CoA transferase, which translates to METLPLSGLRILDLSRVLAGPLCTMILGDLGANVIKVERPEGGDDTRGWGPPFDAAGRSAYFLSINRNKLSVALDLSTDAGAALVRALAAQADVVVDNFQRGVLERWGLAPQRLLAEHPRLIWCTITGFGPDSDRPGYDFVVQAESGWMAITGEPTGAPMKVGVALADVIAGKDAAIAILAALAGRDHPRDAGARHLTISLAHSAIASLVNVAQNALVSGRGVSRWGNAHPNLVPYQLFDALDRPIVIAVGSDAQFIAAMRALGLTAMAEDERYRTNSGRLAHREAVVGAIAERIRTQPAAAWLAALEGARVPCGVVKPVLEALRDVEASPLTGVAPLAPGSVRREPPMLDQHGALVRARGWDAFQSP; encoded by the coding sequence ATGGAGACACTTCCGCTTTCAGGACTCAGAATTCTCGACCTCAGCCGAGTGCTTGCCGGGCCGCTCTGCACGATGATTCTCGGCGATCTGGGCGCAAATGTGATCAAGGTCGAACGTCCGGAGGGTGGTGACGACACCCGAGGGTGGGGGCCGCCGTTCGACGCAGCGGGGCGAAGTGCCTACTTCCTCTCGATCAACCGGAACAAGCTCTCCGTCGCCCTGGACCTCTCGACCGACGCGGGCGCCGCGCTGGTGCGGGCACTCGCCGCGCAGGCCGACGTCGTCGTGGACAACTTCCAGCGCGGCGTGCTGGAACGCTGGGGACTCGCCCCACAGCGCCTGCTGGCCGAACACCCGCGGTTGATCTGGTGCACGATCACCGGGTTCGGCCCGGACTCCGATCGCCCCGGGTACGATTTTGTCGTGCAGGCGGAGTCGGGGTGGATGGCCATCACGGGTGAGCCCACTGGCGCGCCCATGAAAGTGGGGGTCGCGCTGGCCGACGTGATTGCCGGGAAGGACGCCGCGATCGCGATCCTTGCAGCGCTCGCCGGGCGTGATCACCCGCGCGACGCGGGGGCGCGCCACCTGACCATTTCACTCGCGCACAGCGCCATCGCGTCGCTGGTGAACGTCGCCCAGAATGCGCTCGTGTCGGGGCGCGGCGTCTCGCGCTGGGGTAACGCGCACCCGAATCTGGTGCCCTACCAGCTCTTCGACGCGCTCGACCGGCCCATCGTGATCGCGGTGGGAAGCGACGCCCAGTTCATCGCCGCGATGCGTGCCCTCGGCCTCACTGCGATGGCCGAGGACGAGCGCTACCGGACCAATAGCGGCCGCCTCGCGCATCGTGAGGCCGTCGTGGGGGCGATCGCGGAACGCATCCGCACACAGCCGGCGGCGGCCTGGCTCGCCGCGCTGGAGGGCGCGCGCGTGCCATGTGGCGTCGTCAAGCCGGTGCTCGAGGCGCTGCGGGACGTGGAGGCGTCGCCGCTGACCGGGGTGGCTCCCCTCGCGCCGGGGAGTGTACGACGTGAACCCCCGATGCTGGATCAGCATGGTGCGCTGGTGCGGGCCCGCGGCTGGGATGCGTTTCAGTCGCCCTAG
- a CDS encoding RNA polymerase sigma factor, translating to MKLSQPSPQQEQADADQAVIDRVLAGDRNAFGSLIQRYSDPLYRHAVGMTGSPDVAEDILQVSFIKAYNHLSEVRGRFDAWVFRIVANGCKDWLKNIRRTHLSYEEDDQPSGYETPEEELDRGELRSDLDRALSALPASLREAFVMKHVEGRSYEEMAELLDTTVGALKMRVHRAREALQALLEERYQ from the coding sequence GTGAAACTGAGCCAGCCCTCGCCGCAGCAAGAACAGGCCGACGCGGACCAGGCGGTTATTGACCGCGTGCTCGCCGGGGACCGGAACGCCTTCGGCAGTCTCATCCAGCGATACAGCGACCCGCTGTATCGCCATGCGGTGGGAATGACGGGGAGTCCCGACGTCGCCGAGGACATCCTGCAGGTCTCGTTCATCAAGGCGTACAACCACCTCAGCGAGGTGCGCGGGCGCTTCGATGCATGGGTCTTCCGCATCGTGGCCAACGGGTGCAAGGACTGGCTCAAGAACATCCGCCGGACCCACCTGAGTTACGAAGAGGACGATCAGCCGTCTGGATACGAGACCCCGGAGGAAGAACTCGATCGGGGTGAGTTGCGATCCGACCTGGACCGCGCGTTGTCCGCGCTCCCCGCGTCACTGCGGGAAGCGTTCGTGATGAAGCACGTCGAGGGTCGGTCGTACGAAGAGATGGCCGAGTTGCTCGACACGACCGTGGGTGCCCTGAAGATGCGCGTGCACCGTGCACGCGAGGCGCTTCAGGCGCTGCTGGAGGAGCGATACCAGTGA
- a CDS encoding polymer-forming cytoskeletal protein: protein MAIWKDQPAPKKDDVLAVADTPIKRDIDLRPDPTPRVAPPQTPAPAREQRESLIASEITIEGKIEGSGHVRLAGRFKGDVQVQGNLSIEQGAKLTGGVRASTVVIGGELEGNITEATRVELLDSGVLNGDLKAGSLTVAAGSRMRGQVEFGWGDAGAPAPAKKLERGAMP, encoded by the coding sequence ATGGCCATCTGGAAGGACCAACCCGCGCCGAAGAAGGATGATGTGCTTGCCGTGGCGGACACGCCCATCAAACGCGACATCGACCTGCGCCCTGATCCGACGCCGCGCGTCGCGCCGCCGCAGACGCCCGCGCCGGCGCGCGAGCAGCGCGAGTCGCTCATCGCGTCCGAGATCACGATCGAGGGAAAGATCGAGGGCTCCGGCCACGTGCGCCTTGCGGGACGCTTCAAGGGTGACGTGCAGGTGCAGGGCAACCTCTCCATCGAACAGGGCGCGAAACTCACGGGCGGCGTCCGCGCCAGCACGGTGGTGATCGGCGGCGAACTCGAGGGCAACATCACCGAAGCGACCCGGGTGGAGCTCCTCGATTCCGGCGTGCTCAACGGGGACCTCAAGGCAGGCTCGCTCACCGTGGCGGCGGGTTCACGCATGCGCGGTCAGGTCGAGTTCGGCTGGGGTGACGCCGGAGCGCCCGCGCCGGCGAAGAAGCTGGAGCGCGGCGCGATGCCATGA
- a CDS encoding YbhN family protein: MTETTIRESAPPPLAGLGWKRPFLMLVLFGAATWFLLPRLVHANPLSSLRSLRWPLVAAALVAQAASQWGRALLLHGVIVGNGGTMTRRRATQVLLAASSLGLLGGAFAGYAAALYRWSRSGGATVPGALLASWLPSLLFSAAVLLIALIALIAGVSVSSAGFLSDGEWIGAAVSVLLVLLPFAGLWWVIRNPARGPRLLKGIERVWSTLRRRPANTAGIEEKARKLNLAWSSMSSRTWGALAGFAMFSALCDASSVSLLLAAARVPLGIGAAFAAWGIPHLLGNASMLPGGAGVVEATMTPGLARLGVPAAEALLVVLAYRALAFWTPLVGGLPFIAWLERRYVPAPSGGT, translated from the coding sequence GTGACCGAAACCACGATTCGCGAGAGTGCGCCGCCACCATTGGCAGGTCTGGGATGGAAGCGGCCGTTCCTGATGCTGGTGCTGTTCGGCGCAGCGACCTGGTTCCTGCTGCCGCGACTCGTGCACGCCAATCCCCTGTCGTCGCTGCGCAGCCTGCGCTGGCCGCTCGTCGCCGCGGCGCTGGTGGCGCAGGCTGCGTCGCAGTGGGGGAGGGCGTTGCTGCTGCACGGTGTTATCGTGGGCAACGGCGGCACCATGACGAGGCGACGCGCCACGCAGGTGCTCCTGGCGGCCTCGAGTCTCGGACTCCTGGGCGGCGCCTTCGCGGGCTATGCGGCCGCGCTGTACCGCTGGTCGCGCTCGGGCGGCGCCACGGTGCCCGGCGCCCTGCTGGCGAGCTGGCTGCCGTCGCTGCTGTTCAGCGCGGCGGTGCTGCTCATCGCGCTCATCGCGCTCATCGCCGGCGTGTCGGTGTCCTCAGCGGGATTCCTGAGCGATGGCGAGTGGATAGGCGCGGCCGTGAGCGTGCTGCTCGTGCTCCTGCCGTTCGCGGGGCTCTGGTGGGTCATACGTAATCCGGCGCGCGGGCCCAGGCTCCTCAAGGGCATCGAGCGCGTCTGGAGCACGCTCCGGCGACGCCCCGCGAATACCGCCGGCATCGAGGAGAAGGCGCGGAAACTGAACCTCGCCTGGAGTTCGATGAGTTCCCGGACGTGGGGCGCGCTGGCCGGCTTCGCGATGTTCAGCGCGCTGTGCGACGCGTCGTCTGTCTCGCTGTTGCTCGCGGCCGCGCGAGTGCCCCTGGGCATCGGCGCCGCCTTCGCCGCGTGGGGAATCCCGCACCTGCTGGGCAACGCGAGCATGCTGCCGGGTGGGGCGGGTGTGGTGGAAGCCACGATGACGCCAGGCCTCGCGCGGTTGGGCGTCCCGGCGGCTGAAGCGCTGCTGGTGGTGCTGGCGTATCGCGCGCTCGCGTTCTGGACACCGCTGGTCGGCGGCCTGCCCTTTATTGCCTGGCTCGAGCGACGCTACGTTCCGGCGCCGAGTGGTGGCACATGA
- a CDS encoding glycosyltransferase family 4 protein, with protein MTAHPVVPQPECDTVLADGGPPLRIALVSEYYYPHFGGVTEHVHFLRRELCERGHHVDIITSHLGEAPDEPGLFRLGRSQRVFANGSEARLTFGVSRRQLRKLFAEQRYDLIHAHSPLAPTLPLFAVEAAEVPVIGTVHTNFGRSLLYTLLNRRVQKVANRLAATIAVSPTAAAAHDRYFDINWHIIPNGVDLNQFRRGLEPPEAMRGHGPYILFLGRLDPRNGLSELITAFQLVSERLPDARLIVVGDGPRRSHYRRQAADNPAIRFEGAVKDERGSYYANCTVYACPTTKASFGITLLEAMACGAPIVCSNIEGFTDVVRDGHDCLMTELGDPHALAVGLLKVLGDAALRRRLADNGHQTVQRYAWPIVTDQVLALYREVLAGRGLPRTAPR; from the coding sequence ATGACCGCGCATCCGGTGGTTCCTCAACCCGAATGCGACACGGTCCTCGCCGACGGCGGCCCGCCGCTGCGGATCGCGCTGGTCAGCGAGTACTACTATCCGCATTTCGGCGGCGTCACCGAGCACGTTCACTTCCTGCGGCGTGAACTGTGCGAGCGCGGACACCATGTGGATATCATCACGTCGCACCTCGGCGAGGCGCCCGACGAACCGGGGCTGTTTCGCCTTGGCCGCAGCCAGCGTGTGTTCGCCAACGGATCCGAGGCGCGCCTGACGTTCGGCGTCAGCCGACGTCAGCTGCGCAAGTTGTTCGCCGAGCAGCGGTACGATCTCATTCACGCGCATTCGCCGCTCGCGCCCACACTGCCGCTCTTTGCCGTGGAGGCGGCCGAGGTGCCCGTCATCGGCACGGTGCACACGAACTTCGGGCGCTCGCTCCTGTACACGCTGCTGAACCGTCGCGTGCAGAAGGTGGCGAACCGCCTCGCCGCGACCATCGCGGTGTCGCCCACGGCCGCCGCCGCGCACGACCGGTACTTCGACATCAATTGGCACATCATCCCGAACGGCGTGGATCTGAACCAGTTCCGCCGCGGGCTCGAACCGCCGGAGGCGATGCGCGGTCACGGGCCGTACATCCTGTTCCTTGGCCGGCTCGATCCGCGCAACGGGCTGTCGGAACTCATCACGGCGTTCCAGCTGGTGTCCGAGCGACTGCCTGATGCGCGCCTGATCGTCGTGGGCGACGGGCCGCGGCGCAGTCACTACCGGCGGCAGGCCGCGGACAATCCGGCCATTCGCTTCGAAGGCGCGGTGAAGGACGAGCGCGGTTCGTACTACGCCAATTGCACCGTGTACGCCTGCCCGACCACCAAGGCCTCCTTCGGCATCACGCTGCTCGAGGCCATGGCCTGCGGCGCGCCGATCGTCTGCTCCAACATCGAGGGCTTCACCGACGTGGTGCGCGACGGCCACGACTGCCTCATGACGGAACTCGGCGATCCGCACGCGCTGGCCGTGGGCCTCCTGAAGGTGCTCGGCGACGCGGCGCTGCGGCGACGTCTCGCCGATAACGGCCACCAGACGGTGCAGCGCTATGCCTGGCCGATCGTCACCGACCAGGTGCTTGCGCTCTATCGCGAGGTGCTGGCCGGCCGCGGCTTGCCGCGCACGGCGCCGCGATGA
- a CDS encoding polysaccharide deacetylase family protein: MNGILLGGGAVAVLGGLAHGTWHRNSPLFGPVLSRLPGDSRCVSLTFDDGPNPDATPRVLDALGEAGVKATFFLLGKHVDRWPALAARVAAEGHQLGNHGWHHRKLHVRLPAYVRDDLGRGLASIEAATGVRPAFFRAPHGFRNPWVSSIAHSLGERVVGWTIGVWDSARPGARVIAQRTLVHVRPGSIVLLHDGDGYDPAGDRTQTAEALPAIIGGLRDRGYRFDVLPAG; this comes from the coding sequence ATGAACGGCATCCTGCTTGGGGGCGGCGCGGTGGCCGTGCTCGGCGGGCTCGCGCACGGCACGTGGCATCGCAACAGCCCGCTCTTCGGGCCGGTGTTGTCGCGCCTGCCGGGCGACAGTCGCTGCGTCTCGCTGACGTTCGATGACGGTCCCAATCCCGATGCGACGCCGCGCGTGCTCGACGCGCTGGGCGAGGCGGGAGTCAAGGCGACGTTCTTCCTGCTGGGCAAGCACGTGGACCGATGGCCCGCGCTCGCGGCTCGAGTGGCGGCCGAGGGACACCAGCTGGGGAACCACGGCTGGCACCATCGCAAGCTGCACGTGCGTCTGCCCGCGTACGTTCGCGACGACCTCGGGCGCGGCCTCGCGTCCATCGAAGCGGCGACGGGTGTGCGACCCGCGTTCTTCCGCGCACCGCACGGCTTCCGCAACCCGTGGGTTTCATCCATCGCGCACAGCCTTGGCGAGCGCGTGGTGGGATGGACGATCGGTGTGTGGGACTCGGCGCGTCCCGGCGCGCGCGTCATCGCGCAGCGGACGCTGGTGCACGTGCGGCCCGGCAGCATCGTGCTGCTGCATGACGGCGACGGCTACGACCCGGCCGGTGACCGCACGCAGACGGCGGAGGCGCTGCCGGCCATCATTGGCGGCCTGCGCGATCGCGGCTACCGGTTCGACGTGCTGCCCGCGGGGTAA